The following are encoded together in the Anoplopoma fimbria isolate UVic2021 breed Golden Eagle Sablefish chromosome 9, Afim_UVic_2022, whole genome shotgun sequence genome:
- the ift27 gene encoding intraflagellar transport protein 27 homolog: protein MVKLRARCLLVGDAAVGKSALSHIFHSDGTLFQKNYSMTAGVELLMKCVNIPETSDSVELYIIDSAGKQTLVDSCEKMWGEPSLLCLVFDLTSEPSFANCSHWMERVRAHCGGLQLPGVLVGNKSDLSSRRGVEASVAQEWAQSQGLEYHETSAKEMENCEAPLLALARAFHALYQERRETIQNLSPG, encoded by the exons ATGGTGAAGCTGAGGGCCAGGTGTCTGCTCGTC ggagatgctGCAGTGGGGAAAAGTGCCCTTTCCCACATATTCCACAGTGACGGGACTCTCTTCCAGAAGAACTACAGCATG ACAGCCGGAGTGGAGCTTCTGATGAAGTGCGTCAACATCCCAGAGACCAGCGACAGCGTG GAGCTCTACATCATAGACTCTGCAGGGAAGCAGACATTAGTGGACTCCTGCGAGAAAATG TGGGGTGAGCCGTCGTTGCTCTGTCTGGTGTTCGATCTGACCAGCGAGCCGTCTTTTGCCAACTGCAGCCACTGGATGGAGAGAGTCCGAGCCCACTGCGGAGGTCTCCAGCTTCCAG GCGTCCTGGTGGGAAACAAGTCCGACCTGTCTTCCAGAAGGGGGGTCGAGGCGTCCGTGGCCCAGGAATGGGCCCAGAGCCAGGGGTTGGAGTACCACGAGACATCggct AAGGAGATGGAGAACTGTGAGGCGCCGCTCCTGGCTTTAGCCCGAGCCTTCCACGCTCTCTACCAAGAACGTCGGGAGACCATCCAGAACCTGAGTCCAGGATAG